From the Aquitalea magnusonii genome, one window contains:
- a CDS encoding Mu-like prophage major head subunit gpT family protein, whose product MIVNASTLKAIFVNLKTTFNNAFDAAPSQWQKIAMLVPSTARSNDYKWLSTFPRMQKWIGEKAVKALAASGYSITNDDWEATVEVDRNDIEDDNLGIYAPQAQMAGFSAQQLPDEIVFDLVNKGFTSLCYDGQYFFDVDHAVNGQSVTNKGTKKLSAASQAAAQASYGAARTAMKKFKDDEGRPLNINPNVLLVPPALEDTARALLTSDRLDDGKANPYKGTAELVVDARLTSDDAWFLLDTTKPVKPFIYQERKKPVFVQQIDPQSDNVFDRKKFKFGAEARAAGGYGFWQLAYGSDGSVA is encoded by the coding sequence ATGATCGTTAACGCTTCCACCCTGAAGGCGATCTTCGTCAACCTGAAGACCACTTTCAACAACGCCTTCGACGCCGCGCCGAGCCAGTGGCAGAAGATCGCCATGCTGGTGCCATCCACCGCGCGTTCCAACGACTACAAATGGCTGTCCACCTTCCCGCGTATGCAGAAGTGGATCGGCGAGAAGGCCGTCAAGGCGCTGGCCGCCTCCGGCTACAGCATCACCAACGACGATTGGGAAGCCACTGTCGAGGTCGACCGCAACGACATCGAGGACGACAACCTGGGCATCTACGCGCCGCAGGCACAGATGGCCGGTTTCTCGGCCCAACAGCTGCCGGACGAGATCGTCTTCGACCTGGTCAACAAGGGCTTCACCAGCCTGTGTTACGACGGCCAGTACTTCTTCGACGTCGACCACGCGGTCAACGGCCAGTCCGTCACCAACAAGGGCACCAAGAAGCTGTCGGCCGCCTCGCAGGCCGCTGCCCAAGCGAGCTATGGTGCAGCGCGTACCGCGATGAAGAAGTTCAAGGACGACGAAGGCCGCCCGCTCAACATCAACCCCAACGTCCTGCTGGTGCCGCCTGCCCTGGAGGATACGGCCCGCGCGCTGCTCACCAGTGATCGCCTGGATGACGGCAAGGCCAACCCGTACAAGGGCACTGCCGAGCTGGTGGTGGATGCGCGCCTGACTTCGGACGACGCCTGGTTCCTGCTGGATACCACCAAGCCGGTTAAGCCGTTCATCTACCAGGAGCGCAAAAAGCCGGTGTTCGTGCAGCAGATCGACCCGCAGTCCGACAACGTGTTCGACCGCAAGAAGTTCAAGTTCGGTGCCGAAGCTCGCGCCGCTGGTGGCTACGGCTTCTGGCAGCTGGCCTACGGCTCCGACGGCAGCGTGGCGTAA
- a CDS encoding phage protease: MAHKTPLIAALTVDLSQLGNADGEAPRVIKLLPAGTFRARDGRPAECAAWKLDEVLAAILIAEANQRETRYVIDYEHQTLRSVENGKPAPASGWFSELEWREDGLYATDVEWTDKAAAMILAMEYLYLSPVFTYDKQGRVTGLLHVALTNNPALDELPELQVAALSRLVSLTQSVSQEDSTMDELIEQLRWLLNLPVGATADDIKAQLQKLVEQLSNGQGTAAASVDLVNLVGTQQQRIAALSANQVDPARFVSVETMRALQEQVAALTTQQQGREVDELVVAALSDGRLLTAQESWARDLGKSNLAALQGYLATAPKIAALSSTQTQGNPPAGDPVTGLDADTLAVCSMFGNDPTAVAAALKE, encoded by the coding sequence ATGGCACACAAAACACCTCTCATCGCCGCTCTGACGGTTGACCTCTCCCAGCTCGGCAACGCCGACGGCGAGGCTCCCCGCGTCATCAAGCTGCTCCCGGCTGGCACCTTCCGTGCCCGCGACGGCCGTCCGGCCGAGTGCGCCGCCTGGAAGCTGGATGAAGTGTTGGCCGCCATCCTGATTGCCGAAGCCAACCAACGGGAGACGCGCTATGTAATCGACTACGAGCACCAGACCCTGCGCAGCGTCGAGAACGGCAAGCCAGCCCCCGCCAGCGGGTGGTTCAGCGAGTTGGAGTGGCGCGAAGATGGCCTCTATGCCACCGACGTGGAGTGGACAGACAAGGCCGCCGCCATGATCTTGGCGATGGAATACCTCTACCTCTCCCCAGTTTTCACCTACGACAAGCAAGGCCGTGTCACCGGTCTGTTGCATGTTGCCCTGACCAATAACCCGGCATTGGACGAGCTGCCTGAACTACAGGTGGCGGCCTTGTCGCGTCTGGTTTCCTTAACCCAGTCCGTTTCCCAGGAGGACTCCACGATGGACGAACTGATCGAGCAGCTGCGCTGGCTGCTCAACCTACCGGTCGGCGCAACCGCCGACGACATCAAGGCCCAGCTGCAAAAGCTGGTTGAACAGCTTTCCAACGGCCAGGGCACTGCCGCCGCCAGCGTCGACCTGGTCAACCTGGTCGGCACCCAGCAGCAGCGTATCGCCGCCCTGTCAGCCAACCAGGTCGACCCGGCCCGCTTCGTATCGGTCGAGACCATGCGCGCCCTGCAGGAGCAGGTTGCTGCGCTGACCACCCAGCAGCAAGGCCGCGAGGTTGATGAGCTGGTGGTGGCGGCACTGTCCGACGGCCGCCTGCTGACCGCACAAGAGAGCTGGGCGCGCGATCTGGGCAAGAGCAACCTCGCCGCGCTGCAGGGCTACCTTGCTACCGCGCCGAAGATCGCCGCGCTGTCGAGCACCCAAACCCAGGGCAATCCGCCTGCAGGCGATCCGGTGACTGGTCTCGACGCCGACACGCTGGCCGTTTGCAGCATGTTTGGCAACGACCCGACGGCCGTGGCCGCCGCACTGAAGGAGTAA